TGATGCCGGAATACCTATCCACCTTTTTACCGGAAACCACGATATGTGGATTTTTGATTACTTGCCGAAGGAGATTGGTTTAAAACTCTATCGGGAGCCGCAAGAAAGAGAATGGAACCAAAAGCGCTTTTATATAGGTCATGGTGATGGCTTAGGCCCGGGAGACCATGGCTATAAGTTCATCAAGAAAATATTTAAGAATCCCTTCTTGCAGTGGGCTTTCGCCCGATTGCATCCCAATTTTGGCATCGGTCTAGCCGATTATTTCTCGCGCAGTTCCAGAGCAAAAAGCGGGCATAAAGATGCAGTTTTCTTAGGTGAGGATGATGAATGGTTGGCGATCTACGCCAAAGAAATGCTGCAAGAGGCTTATAGAGATTATTTCATTTTTGGCCATCGTCACCTGCCCTTGGATATACAGCTTAATGAGGCTGGCAGTCGCTACATTAATCTCGGCGACTGGATTCAATATTTCACCTATGGGGTTTTCGATGGTGAACAAATGCAGTTGATGGAGTACCCGCTTAAGGGAGGAAGTCCAGTTTTATGGACAGATAATAAGTCCGCGGTACAATAGGTCCGTATATATAAGAGGCGTCCCGTTCTGGACCATAGGGCAAATCATCCTGATAAGCATTCATTAGATTTTTAATTCCTGCTTTAATAGAAGTCTTCCATTTTTTGCTGCGGAGGATTTTAAACTCGGCCGCTATTTGCCAATCAAGGAAATCCTCGCTCTGTAGTATTTCCAACTCTTCAGAAACTGGATTTACCAATCTACTTAGATACATAGGTCCTGTATAATTAAGAGCAGAGCTTAAGGTCCAGTTTGGATTGAGGTCATAAGCCAAACTTAGATAGCCATAGAGATTGGGGCTACGCAGAAAATATTTGCTCCCTACCGAATTGGCTTCGCTTTCTTCATCTTGCCAAAGAAGTTGCTCTTTGGTATACAAAGATTGCTGTGCTGTGAAGGAAGCCTGCCACTGCCATCCACTGCGCAAGGCTCCCTGATATTCCAGGTTGAGGCCTTTTACCACCGCTCCATCACCATTGGTTTTGGTTTGAACCGCGGTGCCATTGGCTAAGGCCTGTCGATTGCTTAACACAAAGGGGTCCAAAAGTAAGGTGTAAAATCCCGAAAATAATAGCTTATGTTCTCCAAAGATATTGATAATCAAATATTCCGAGGATGCAGTAAAGCTATGACTTTCTTCAGATTTTAGATTTTCATCCAACTGAATAAAGAGAGCGGCTCCACCAACAGTTTCAATGTGTAAATCCTCATTAAAAGCTTGTGGTATGCGAAAACCTCTGGCATAGGAACCTCGAAATTGCCAATCTTCATTAAGTATATATTGGAGGTTAAACCTTGGTGACCAATTAATGAATTGGCTATTTTGATTGAAATTAGTGGAAGACAGTTGATAGATTCCATTAAGATTGCTGATATCC
The Croceimicrobium hydrocarbonivorans genome window above contains:
- a CDS encoding UDP-2,3-diacylglucosamine diphosphatase, which codes for MQLEPGKKIYFASDLHLGVPDYASSLEREKHFVQWLDHIKSDAAELFLVGDVFDFWFEYRKAVPRGFVRLLGKLAELSDAGIPIHLFTGNHDMWIFDYLPKEIGLKLYREPQEREWNQKRFYIGHGDGLGPGDHGYKFIKKIFKNPFLQWAFARLHPNFGIGLADYFSRSSRAKSGHKDAVFLGEDDEWLAIYAKEMLQEAYRDYFIFGHRHLPLDIQLNEAGSRYINLGDWIQYFTYGVFDGEQMQLMEYPLKGGSPVLWTDNKSAVQ